Proteins encoded in a region of the Vicia villosa cultivar HV-30 ecotype Madison, WI linkage group LG5, Vvil1.0, whole genome shotgun sequence genome:
- the LOC131604832 gene encoding uncharacterized protein LOC131604832 — protein MDIPIPDHIPYIDEEGGPKLEDIVAALHLPRTEINKVWINRRDYYGIPVDFLYEKAKIFAEALSMDALESVLMLLIYGQVLFHRCDKVVDRAAIKIFLSKNPVPTLLGDLLHSINAIVTKRQGCVLGCIPLLHKWFISHLPRSAISNEEGLTWIQRIMKLSYDDIIWHQKEFEGIQLFDRCGEFPNVPLLGTRGGITYNPILARHQFGFALKDRPHSIYLSAENFDYDSDTTGKRAVSLKLGTRLKRWIYDRVVEFGIPYPSDTPVVPRITPPAILMEVEPYVPAPDEDLATTVAHLRQEKADLEKRLQEVEAEKAVLVVKERDSMLDYFSRKWKIEDFISADQIQSWER, from the exons ATGGACATCCCTATACCTGATCATATTCCTTACATTGAtgaggaaggaggtcctaagttggaagacattgtTGCTGCCTTACACTTACCAAGGACAGAAATTAACAAGGTTTGGATTAATAGAAGAGACTATTATGGGATACCTGTGGATTTCTTATACGAGAAGGCCAAGATCTTTGCCGAAGCCTTAAGCATGGATGCTTTGGAAAGTGTTCTAATGTTACTAATATATGGACAAGTTTTATTTCACCGttgcgacaaagttgttgatagggctgctatTAAGATCTTCCTTAGCAAAAATCctgttcctactctacttggtgatttattgcattccatcaaTGCCATAGTAACAAAGAGACAAGGTTGTGTCTTAGGATGCATCCCCCTtctgcataagtggtttatttcgcacttgcctCGATCAGCAATAAGTAATGAAGAGGGTTTGACTTGGATTCAGAGGATTATGAAGCTTTCTTACGATGACATCATCTGGCATCAAAAAGAGTTCGAGGGTATCCAGTTATTTGATCGTtgcggagaattccctaatgtgcctcttcttggtACTCGAGGGGGAATCACTTACAATCCTATCCtcgctcgacatcagtttggttttgctttgaaagatagGCCACattccatatatcttagtgcggaaaaCTTTGACTACGATTCCGATACAACCGGAAAAAGGGCCGtttcattaaagcttggtacgAGGTTAAAAAG ATGGATTTACGATCGAGTCGTTGAGTTTGGAATACCATATCCATCTGACACACCTGTAGTTCCAAGGATTACTCCTCCAGCCATTCTAATGGAGGTGGAGCCTTATGTACCTGCTCCAGACGAGGACCTTGCTACCACAGTTGCTCATTTAAGACAAGAAAAAGCTGATCTTGAAAAGCGTTTACAAGAGGTTGAGGCTGAAAAAGCAGTGCTAGTGGTTAAAGAACGAGATAGTATGCTAGACTATTTCTCccgcaagtggaagattgaagattttatCTCGGCAGatcaaatacaatcatgggaACGATAG